One window of the Betta splendens chromosome 21, fBetSpl5.4, whole genome shotgun sequence genome contains the following:
- the LOC114847752 gene encoding trace amine-associated receptor 13c-like yields MMMEEEAELCFPQLNTSCWKPKRPRSHSVLIYTVLCFISVLTLTLNLLVIVSISHFKQLRTSTNFLILSLAVSDFLVGLNMLHQINLVNGCWLFNDHMCTLYFVVDWLGPSTSTGIMVLISVDRYVAICHPLHYSTKITPKRVQACVLLCWFWSLVYVSIRMKDELQQPGRFKSCDGECVCYNSVIYQLMDFIITFLLPITIIVVLYIRVFVVAVAQARAMRSHIAAFSHHRSVSATTTKSELKAARTLGIVIVVFIICMFPYFCVTVTGEDAVVSASSASFLLFLYDSNSCFNPLLYACFYPWFRKSIKLIVTLQIVKPGSSKINML; encoded by the exons atgatgatggaggaggaggctgagctctgcttcccacagctcAACACCTCCTGCTGGAAACCAAAGCGTCCCCGCTCTCATTCTGTGCTCATCTACACTGTTCTGTGCTTCATCTCTGTGCTGACTTTGACTCTGAACCTGttggtcatcgtctccatctcacACTTCAA GCAGCTCCGTACTTCCACCAActtcctcattctctctctggctgtgtcagaTTTCCTAGTGGGCCTCAACATGTTACATCAAATTAATCTTGTAAATGGTTGCTGGCTCTTCAATGACCACATGTGCACTCTATATTTTGTTGTAGACTGGCTTGGTCCCTCTACATCAACAGGAATCATGGTGCTCATATCTGTTGACcgttatgtggccatctgtCACCCTCTGCATTACTCCACCAAGATCACACCTAAAAGAGTTCAggcgtgtgtgttactgtgctggttctggtctctggtctaTGTCAGCATAAGGATGAAAGATGAATTACAACAACCAGGCAGGTTTAAGTCATGTGATGGGGAGTGTGTTTGTTATAACAGTGTTATTTACCAGCTAATGGACTTTATTATTACATTCCTTCTtcctattactattattgttgttCTGTATATCAGAGTATTTGTAGTGGCTGTAGCTCAGGCTCGAGCCATGAGGTCCCACATTGCAGCCTTCTCACACCATCGTTCAGTGAGTGCAACAACTACAAAGTCTGAGTTGaaggcagccaggactctgggtatCGTTATAGTTGTGTTTATAATATGCATGTTTCCATATTTTTGTGTCACGGTCACAGGCGAGGATGCTGTGGTCAGTGCTTCATCAGCGTCATTTCTTTTATTCCTGTACGACTCCAACTCCTGCTTCAACCCCCTGCTGTATGCCTGcttttacccctggtttagaaaatctatCAAGCTTATTGTTACACTTCAGATTGTGAAGCCTGGCTCCTCTAAGATCAACATGCTGTAG